The Chromatiales bacterium genome window below encodes:
- a CDS encoding SRPBCC family protein yields the protein MGIKFDGEFTVTASPQEVYDLLADPQKFAPLLPTYRSLEVKDERTTDVTVDVGVGKIRGSAVVTLALEGEEAPRRAAYSGKGKVMGSAFNMLTSFDLEALDDGGTRVKWEGDLSMFGKLVALAGGLIRPIAKKDIQRLIDAIQAALSPGKAG from the coding sequence ATGGGTATCAAGTTCGACGGCGAGTTCACCGTGACGGCATCGCCGCAGGAAGTCTACGATCTTCTTGCCGATCCGCAGAAGTTTGCGCCGTTGCTGCCCACCTATCGCAGTCTGGAAGTGAAGGATGAGCGCACCACCGATGTGACGGTTGACGTCGGGGTTGGCAAGATCCGCGGCTCGGCAGTCGTCACGCTGGCCCTCGAAGGTGAGGAGGCGCCGCGTCGTGCCGCATACAGCGGCAAGGGCAAGGTCATGGGCAGCGCCTTCAACATGCTGACCTCTTTCGATCTCGAGGCGCTGGATGACGGTGGTACGCGGGTCAAATGGGAGGGCGATCTCAGCATGTTCGGCAAGCTGGTCGCGCTGGCCGGCGGACTGATCCGGCCGATTGCCAAGAAAGACATTCAGCGTCTCATCGATGCCATTCAGGCGGCGCTGTCGCCCGGCAAGGCCGGCTGA